The genome window AAGCTCCAGGAAGGTAGTATCGCTCAGAAGGAACATGATGAAGCCCTTGCTCAGCTAGACAAGCAGCTTTACTCAATTCCCGAAAAAGGCCGCTACCGATTCGCATAGATATACTTGGCGCCCAAAGCATATAGCCAAGGAGAAAGGCATATGGAGTCTCTAGAAGAAGCCGGATTGGCTGTCGATTATAACAAGCTCGAAGAGACCAGACCAAAGAGTCTCCCAGACAAGATTTTCATCTGGGACGAGACCCTCAGGGATGGCGAGCAGACACCTGGAGTCGCACTTACCAATGGCGAGAAGGTCGACATTGCGAAAATGCTGGATGAGGTAGGAACATCCCTTGTTGTGGTCGGTTTTCCTGCAGTATCAGAAGGCGAAAAGGAAGCTGTTGCAGCGGTAGCCAAGGAAGGATTCACTAATGCTACTGTCGGCGCCCCAGCGAGGGCAGTCATCGAGGATATCGATCACTGCATTGAAGCAGGAGTAGAAGAAGTTCCTATTTTCATAGCCACCTCTGATTTCCGATTGAAGTACCAGCTTCGTATGACTAGAGAGGAGATGCTTGATCGCCTCACCAAGTGCATAGAGTATGGCAAGGATCATGGACTAACAATCGATTACATTGCAGAAGATACGACCAGAAGCAATATGGACTTTCTGTGCAAAGTGTATAAGACTGCCATCGATGCAGGAGCAGACAAGATATGTGTAGCAGATACTGTTGGTTTTGTCCGTCCTAGAGTTATGAGGTATATAATGCGGGGAATCAAAGATCGGCTTTGGTCGAAAAGCAAATACAAGGTTCCAATTTCTGTACATTGTCATGATGATTTCGGACTTGCAGCAGCAAATACATTGGCTGCTATAGAAGAGGGTGCAATCTACCCCCAAGTTTGTGTCAATGGCTATGGAGAACGGGCTGGAAATGCAGCATTCGAAGAAATCGTTATGGCACTTGAGAGTCTGTACGGTATCGATACCGGCATAGACACAGAGAAAATCCATGAACTCTCAGAATTAGTGGAACGACATTTTGTAGTTCCACTACCACTTCACAAGCCGATAACCGGAGACAATGCGTTCACACATTCAAGCGGTATCCATTCCCACGGTCAACTTACTCACTCGATGACATATGAGCCAATCAGTCCAGAAACAGTCGGAAGAAAACGGGAATTCCACCTTGGCAAATTCGTTGGTAGACATTTTGTTGAATATCTCCTCAAAATGGGAGGGGTAAAGGCAAGCAAGGATCAAGCTCAAGAAATCACAGAGCGTGTCAAGAAAACCCACGAGGACTTGAAGAAGAAGCAGTCACTCGAATCCTTTGACAGGATTAAGGAAGACCTCAAAGAACTGAGGACTGGCGTATCTGAGCAGGATTTTTGGGCTATAGCTTTTGATGTCCTAGAGTAATAGATGCCCTAATGAAAGACTATCAATCTTCGTTGGCTGCTAGTCTATGCCGAAGAATAACTCCAGTGTCCATTATTGCTATTCCTACAAGAAAGGCTAAGCCATGTAAAATCAAGAAAGACGTTTCAGTAATCCAACCACCTAGTAGGAAGAATCCTGTGATTTCGAATATTAGAAGAAGCGTTGCCACTGCAAGAGCCATATGAATTCCAAGGCGGAAAATCCTTGTAGCTCTGCCTGACTTGCGCACCACCTCGGGCTGCTCAGTAAAATCCATACCCTCGCTAAGTGTTGCGAATCTTCCAGAGGAAAGCTGTTCCCCAAAGAAAACAGCTAGGTTATCACTTGTCAAAGAATTTGCCGGTACTGTCAGATATGTACGGTTCA of Candidatus Thorarchaeota archaeon contains these proteins:
- a CDS encoding homoaconitate hydratase, with amino-acid sequence MESLEEAGLAVDYNKLEETRPKSLPDKIFIWDETLRDGEQTPGVALTNGEKVDIAKMLDEVGTSLVVVGFPAVSEGEKEAVAAVAKEGFTNATVGAPARAVIEDIDHCIEAGVEEVPIFIATSDFRLKYQLRMTREEMLDRLTKCIEYGKDHGLTIDYIAEDTTRSNMDFLCKVYKTAIDAGADKICVADTVGFVRPRVMRYIMRGIKDRLWSKSKYKVPISVHCHDDFGLAAANTLAAIEEGAIYPQVCVNGYGERAGNAAFEEIVMALESLYGIDTGIDTEKIHELSELVERHFVVPLPLHKPITGDNAFTHSSGIHSHGQLTHSMTYEPISPETVGRKREFHLGKFVGRHFVEYLLKMGGVKASKDQAQEITERVKKTHEDLKKKQSLESFDRIKEDLKELRTGVSEQDFWAIAFDVLE